From a single Chitinophaga sp. Cy-1792 genomic region:
- a CDS encoding AraC family transcriptional regulator: MSRKETINGFYDRHGQPFTEGGNFYIYRREDFACDITPLPSNRRDFYKISLMTSGEGTVGYADKTIYIDRPGIMFTNPWIPYSWEPSTTDQTGYFCVFTEDFVTPELRKGSLAESPLFKVGGHHLFYLEPNGVALVKQIFDNILRETASDYPNKNEVINNYVQLIMHEAMKVQPVQQYQSGNAAARISSLFMDLLDLQFPIASPQQTLQFKNANEFATQLNIHTNHLNRALREVTGKTTTEWIASRIMQEAKTLLQRSSWDISEIGYTLGFEHASNFNIFFKKHTSLTPNQFRKTIVAN, from the coding sequence ATGAGCAGGAAAGAAACGATCAACGGGTTTTACGACCGCCATGGCCAGCCATTTACAGAAGGTGGTAATTTCTATATTTACCGGAGAGAGGATTTTGCCTGCGATATTACCCCACTGCCTTCCAACAGACGCGACTTCTACAAGATCTCTCTCATGACATCCGGAGAAGGTACAGTAGGTTATGCAGATAAAACCATTTACATAGACCGCCCGGGTATTATGTTTACCAACCCCTGGATACCATATTCCTGGGAGCCTTCCACCACCGATCAGACAGGCTATTTCTGTGTTTTTACAGAAGATTTTGTAACACCGGAATTACGGAAGGGGAGTCTGGCAGAATCCCCGCTGTTCAAGGTGGGCGGCCATCACCTGTTTTACCTGGAACCCAACGGCGTAGCCCTTGTAAAGCAGATATTTGACAACATCCTGCGGGAAACCGCCTCCGACTACCCCAATAAGAATGAGGTCATCAATAACTATGTACAGCTGATTATGCATGAAGCGATGAAAGTACAACCGGTACAGCAGTACCAGTCCGGCAACGCCGCCGCACGCATCAGCAGCCTTTTTATGGACCTCCTCGACCTCCAGTTTCCCATCGCCTCCCCCCAACAAACATTACAGTTTAAAAACGCCAACGAGTTTGCTACCCAGCTCAATATCCACACCAACCACCTCAACAGGGCCTTACGTGAAGTAACCGGCAAAACCACCACTGAGTGGATCGCCAGCCGCATCATGCAGGAAGCCAAAACGCTGCTGCAACGCAGTAGCTGGGATATCTCCGAAATTGGCTACACGCTGGGGTTTGAACATGCCTCCAACTTCAATATCTTCTTCAAAAAACATACTTCGCTCACACCAAATCAATTCAGAAAAACCATTGTTGCCAATTAA
- a CDS encoding M42 family metallopeptidase: MSKKQKSILTKESLAFLKDYLNNPSPTGFEKEGQKMWLKYITPYIDEHMVDPYGSVVGVINPKAPFKVVIEAHADEISWFVNYISPEGLIYVIRNGGSDQQIAPSKRVNIHTEKGIVKAVFGWPAIHTRIRSAEGKEPQPKVENIFLDCGARSRKEVEDLGIHVGCVCTFEDGFEELAYDNFICRAIDNRIGGFMIAEVARLLKEKKQELPFGLYIVNAVQEEVGLRGAEMIAKRIKPNVAIITDVTHDTTTPMINKNIEGEIKCGGGPSITYGPAVHNILRDLIIKTAKKNDIPYQLHAVSRSTGTDTDAFAYSNDGTPSALISLPLRYMHTTVEMVKRDDIENTIQLIYQTLLNITPKTNFNYLKD, encoded by the coding sequence ATGTCTAAGAAACAGAAATCCATACTGACCAAGGAATCCCTCGCATTCCTGAAAGACTACCTGAACAATCCATCCCCTACAGGCTTTGAGAAAGAAGGACAAAAAATGTGGCTGAAATATATCACGCCATATATCGATGAACATATGGTAGATCCATATGGTTCTGTTGTGGGAGTGATCAATCCTAAGGCTCCTTTCAAAGTAGTGATCGAAGCACATGCGGATGAGATTTCCTGGTTTGTGAACTATATCTCTCCGGAAGGACTGATCTATGTAATACGCAATGGTGGCTCCGATCAGCAGATTGCGCCTTCCAAACGCGTCAATATTCATACGGAAAAAGGTATCGTAAAAGCAGTATTCGGATGGCCTGCCATTCATACACGTATCCGCAGTGCGGAAGGAAAAGAACCACAACCTAAAGTAGAAAACATCTTCCTGGATTGTGGCGCACGCTCCCGCAAAGAAGTGGAAGACCTGGGCATTCACGTAGGCTGTGTTTGTACTTTCGAAGATGGCTTTGAAGAACTGGCCTATGATAATTTCATCTGCCGCGCTATCGATAACCGCATCGGTGGTTTCATGATCGCAGAAGTAGCCCGACTGCTCAAAGAAAAGAAACAGGAACTTCCTTTCGGTTTATATATCGTAAATGCAGTACAGGAAGAAGTAGGATTACGTGGTGCAGAGATGATCGCCAAACGCATTAAACCTAATGTTGCCATCATCACCGACGTTACCCACGATACCACTACCCCGATGATCAACAAAAACATCGAAGGAGAAATCAAATGTGGCGGCGGCCCTAGCATCACCTACGGCCCTGCGGTACACAACATCCTCCGCGACCTGATCATCAAGACAGCTAAGAAAAACGATATCCCTTACCAGCTGCACGCAGTTAGTCGCAGCACCGGTACCGATACCGATGCTTTCGCCTACTCCAACGATGGTACCCCATCAGCACTCATCAGCTTACCACTGCGCTATATGCACACAACTGTTGAAATGGTGAAGAGAGATGATATCGAAAATACCATTCAGCTGATTTATCAGACCCTCCTGAATATCACACCAAAAACTAACTTTAATTACCTGAAAGACTAG
- a CDS encoding UbiA family prenyltransferase yields MMIWQTNRLLDLHYAQHTFYLFVACSTICSYNFHWYLTPDDPASGSARLHWGSRNRWLMMLLCILGGIGSLWYLWQLREHWLELSGAAFLTFLYSAPKVPHPSLRWLSKIAVGKTLFLTFVWTYVTTLLPALIANQAATIPVALFTIHRFALVYAICILFDMRDLEDDKKAGIRSLITYLPPRQLDIVYFSSLGLAAITAILLYPYTDTPAIISLLLAVLATGLITRRAQRDKADYIYYVVLDGFMMLSAVLQFVYLLF; encoded by the coding sequence ATGATGATCTGGCAAACCAATCGCCTGTTAGACCTTCATTATGCACAACATACCTTTTATCTTTTCGTTGCCTGCTCCACTATCTGCAGCTATAATTTCCACTGGTATCTTACTCCTGACGACCCGGCATCCGGTTCAGCGCGCCTGCACTGGGGTTCCCGGAACCGCTGGCTGATGATGCTCCTCTGCATACTGGGTGGCATCGGCTCCCTCTGGTACCTTTGGCAGCTCCGGGAACACTGGCTGGAACTGAGCGGCGCCGCTTTCCTTACCTTTCTCTATTCGGCCCCAAAAGTACCGCATCCTTCGCTCCGCTGGCTCAGCAAAATTGCCGTGGGCAAAACGCTGTTCCTGACCTTCGTCTGGACCTACGTCACCACCCTCCTGCCGGCACTGATAGCCAATCAGGCCGCTACTATTCCCGTAGCACTGTTTACAATACACCGCTTTGCACTGGTATACGCCATCTGCATATTATTTGACATGCGCGACCTGGAGGACGATAAAAAAGCGGGTATCCGCAGTCTCATCACTTACCTGCCGCCCCGGCAGCTGGATATCGTCTATTTCTCCTCCCTTGGGCTCGCAGCCATCACCGCCATTTTATTATATCCTTATACAGATACGCCTGCCATTATATCCCTGCTGCTGGCTGTACTGGCCACCGGACTGATCACCCGCCGCGCACAGCGGGATAAAGCCGATTATATCTATTATGTTGTGCTGGATGGGTTTATGATGTTGTCTGCCGTGCTGCAGTTTGTTTATCTTTTATTTTGA
- a CDS encoding acyl transferase, protein MSGVSPDLIFSLQPAGLEAAALDVFRYQYRENDIYRAYTDALHINPDTVSSLLEIPYLPIQFFKTHKVVCGNFEPELLFESSGTTQTINSKHFVKDADIYTRSFMIAFEQFYGPVSDYVIVGLLPSYLERQHSSLVRMVQVMIERSGKLESGFYLYEHDKLYQELQALEARGQKVLLIGVTFGLLDFAEKYTLHLKNTIVMETGGMKGRREEWTRDEVHQYLKERLGVEVVHAEYGMTELLSQAYSKGNGLFMTPPWMRILLRDENDPFDLKTGKGAGVINVIDLANIYSCAFIATDDIGKIHDDGRFEVLGRLDNSALRGCSLMVS, encoded by the coding sequence ATGAGTGGAGTATCACCGGATTTGATTTTTTCTTTACAGCCAGCGGGCCTGGAAGCCGCCGCACTGGACGTTTTTCGCTATCAGTACCGCGAAAATGACATCTACCGTGCCTATACGGATGCCCTGCATATCAACCCGGATACCGTGTCCTCCCTCCTCGAAATTCCCTATCTCCCCATACAATTCTTTAAAACACATAAAGTAGTATGCGGCAACTTTGAGCCGGAACTGCTGTTTGAAAGCAGTGGCACCACCCAAACGATCAACAGCAAACATTTCGTGAAAGATGCGGACATCTACACCCGCAGCTTCATGATTGCTTTTGAACAGTTTTACGGACCGGTGAGCGACTACGTTATTGTAGGACTGCTGCCTTCTTACCTCGAGCGTCAGCATTCCAGCCTGGTACGCATGGTGCAGGTAATGATTGAACGTAGCGGCAAGCTGGAAAGTGGATTCTATCTGTACGAACACGATAAATTATACCAGGAGCTACAGGCCCTGGAAGCCCGCGGACAAAAAGTGCTGCTGATAGGGGTTACCTTCGGACTGCTGGATTTTGCAGAGAAATATACCCTGCACCTGAAAAATACCATCGTGATGGAAACCGGTGGGATGAAAGGGCGCCGCGAAGAATGGACCCGCGACGAAGTGCACCAGTACCTCAAAGAACGTTTAGGCGTTGAGGTAGTCCATGCCGAATACGGTATGACGGAGCTTTTATCGCAGGCCTACTCCAAAGGCAACGGGCTTTTTATGACACCGCCATGGATGCGTATATTGCTCCGCGATGAAAACGACCCCTTCGACCTGAAGACAGGAAAAGGCGCTGGTGTTATCAATGTGATCGACCTGGCCAATATCTACTCCTGTGCGTTCATCGCCACAGATGATATCGGCAAAATTCATGATGACGGCCGTTTTGAAGTACTCGGCCGACTCGATAATTCCGCCCTGCGCGGTTGTAGCCTCATGGTCAGCTGA
- a CDS encoding DUF692 domain-containing protein, producing the protein MVGIGFRREMAEALLSGDHLRPEFIEFAPENWMGIGGYWKKILHQAVERYPVLCHGLSLSIGSPEPLDMEFLRYIRSFLDEYQVRIYSEHLSYSKCDNAHMYDLLPIPFRMDAVKHISERIQQVQEFLQRPLVMEIVSYYTPVAAEMSEVDFINEIAQRSGCQLLLDVNNVYVNAFNHQYDAKQFIAALPADKVAYIHMAGHEQVAPDLIIDTHGQAVIDPVYELFDWAIQRLKPVPVLLERDFNFPQLEELQGEIHRLQSICQKHWHAKHALTA; encoded by the coding sequence ATGGTAGGCATAGGTTTTCGCAGAGAGATGGCTGAAGCGTTGCTATCCGGTGACCATTTAAGGCCCGAATTCATTGAGTTTGCGCCGGAAAACTGGATGGGCATCGGTGGTTACTGGAAGAAAATATTACATCAGGCAGTGGAACGATACCCGGTGCTATGTCATGGGCTGTCGTTGTCGATAGGCAGTCCGGAGCCGCTGGACATGGAATTTCTCCGGTACATCCGGTCATTTCTGGACGAATACCAGGTAAGGATCTACTCAGAGCACCTGAGTTATTCCAAATGTGACAATGCGCATATGTACGATCTGCTGCCCATTCCTTTCAGGATGGATGCGGTGAAGCATATCAGCGAACGGATACAGCAGGTCCAGGAGTTTCTGCAAAGGCCGCTGGTAATGGAAATTGTATCGTATTATACGCCTGTGGCGGCAGAGATGAGTGAGGTGGATTTTATCAATGAAATAGCGCAGCGCTCCGGATGTCAGCTGCTGCTGGACGTGAACAATGTATATGTAAACGCATTTAACCACCAGTACGACGCGAAGCAGTTTATTGCCGCCCTGCCGGCAGATAAAGTAGCCTATATCCATATGGCCGGCCATGAACAGGTAGCCCCTGACCTGATTATTGATACCCACGGACAGGCAGTGATCGATCCGGTATATGAGCTGTTTGACTGGGCGATACAACGACTGAAGCCCGTACCGGTACTCCTGGAGCGGGATTTTAACTTTCCTCAGCTGGAAGAATTACAGGGCGAAATCCATCGTCTTCAATCTATCTGTCAAAAACACTGGCATGCCAAACACGCACTTACAGCCTGA
- a CDS encoding DUF2063 domain-containing protein, whose translation MPNTHLQPDTHRIQQAFSSWCRTGKKVAIPGASSDRMQYYRQLVFNVINDAMESAFPVAFANLPKRKWNRMIQDFFSNHACSATQMWKLPLEFYTYAVENNWNETFETPWLLDLLYFEWAETELFNMADKPVPDCRENGHWKDDQVVLNPEHTLLSFRYPVHLERKKKQLLQREGTYFVLLFREPDTGYVQFTDLSPWLAIVTEQLSMGVTLSDILEYALQLNITAMDSLEQDTVAFLEDMRQRKFVLGFK comes from the coding sequence ATGCCAAACACGCACTTACAGCCTGATACCCACCGGATACAACAGGCATTTTCTTCCTGGTGCCGTACCGGTAAAAAGGTGGCCATTCCAGGTGCCAGCAGCGACCGTATGCAATATTACAGGCAGCTGGTTTTTAATGTGATCAATGATGCCATGGAGTCCGCCTTCCCCGTTGCTTTCGCCAACCTGCCAAAGCGGAAATGGAACCGGATGATACAGGATTTCTTCAGCAATCATGCCTGCAGCGCTACCCAGATGTGGAAACTGCCGCTGGAATTCTACACCTATGCTGTGGAAAATAACTGGAACGAGACGTTCGAAACGCCGTGGCTGCTTGATTTATTATACTTTGAATGGGCGGAAACGGAGCTGTTCAATATGGCTGACAAGCCAGTGCCTGATTGCCGCGAAAACGGCCACTGGAAAGATGATCAGGTTGTTTTGAATCCTGAACATACCTTGTTGAGTTTCAGGTATCCCGTACACCTGGAAAGAAAAAAGAAACAGCTGCTGCAAAGAGAAGGCACATACTTTGTGCTGCTTTTTCGTGAACCGGACACAGGATATGTTCAGTTTACCGATTTGTCGCCATGGCTGGCTATTGTGACAGAGCAATTATCCATGGGCGTTACCCTGTCTGATATCCTGGAATATGCGTTGCAGTTGAATATAACAGCAATGGATTCCCTGGAGCAGGATACGGTGGCTTTCCTGGAAGATATGCGACAGCGGAAATTTGTTTTAGGTTTTAAATGA
- a CDS encoding DoxX family protein — MGFNAVWVRVWASLKDIPLLMMRLVLAYGFLIPALRKWKDINAIGDWFAQLHIILPYTNAYVVAICESLGVVLLSLGLFVRYITIPLMISMIVAIATVHWQNGFEAGNNGFEIPLYYFIMLFTLLAYGAGRLSFDHLIFNERKKNRKMKGSWR; from the coding sequence ATGGGATTTAATGCAGTATGGGTAAGGGTATGGGCATCGCTGAAAGATATACCGCTGCTGATGATGCGGCTGGTATTGGCGTATGGCTTTTTAATCCCCGCATTAAGAAAATGGAAGGATATCAATGCAATCGGTGACTGGTTTGCGCAATTGCATATCATCTTACCATATACGAATGCCTATGTAGTGGCTATTTGTGAATCGTTAGGCGTGGTGCTGCTGTCGCTGGGTTTATTTGTCCGGTATATCACCATTCCGTTGATGATAAGTATGATCGTAGCGATTGCCACCGTACACTGGCAGAACGGCTTTGAAGCCGGCAATAATGGGTTTGAAATACCCTTATATTATTTCATCATGTTATTTACTTTGCTGGCTTATGGCGCCGGCAGATTATCCTTCGATCATCTTATCTTCAATGAAAGAAAAAAGAACAGGAAAATGAAAGGGAGCTGGCGTTAA
- a CDS encoding SnoaL-like domain-containing protein: MTTAAIAARLIELCSKGDFEAAQKELYAENAVSIEPYATPAFEKETHGLKGIYAKGEKFESMVEKYHDISFSQPLVAGKSFTVVLNMDLTMKGQDRMQMSEICVYVTKDGKIISEQFFM, encoded by the coding sequence ATGACCACCGCAGCTATTGCAGCAAGATTAATTGAACTTTGCAGTAAGGGAGATTTTGAAGCAGCACAGAAAGAATTATACGCCGAAAACGCGGTCAGCATTGAACCTTATGCTACACCGGCTTTCGAAAAGGAAACCCATGGCCTGAAAGGTATTTATGCCAAAGGCGAAAAATTTGAAAGTATGGTGGAGAAATACCACGATATTTCTTTCTCACAGCCGCTGGTTGCCGGCAAATCCTTTACTGTTGTGCTGAATATGGACCTGACCATGAAAGGGCAGGACAGAATGCAGATGTCGGAGATTTGTGTGTATGTGACAAAGGACGGGAAGATTATCAGCGAGCAGTTTTTTATGTAG
- a CDS encoding helix-turn-helix domain-containing protein, protein MKISTKQEYFSAMAEIEGLYQKGFSKLNQKEEKRLGVLSEAIEAWETVHYPMPSKPDFPAIITYLLESNKLTQAALAEELNISKGFLSQLRHGYKAPNTEVLTAIHYKFHIDGNLLLESLPYSNR, encoded by the coding sequence ATGAAAATCTCAACAAAACAGGAATATTTCTCTGCAATGGCGGAAATTGAAGGGCTTTATCAAAAAGGCTTTTCAAAATTAAACCAAAAAGAAGAAAAAAGGTTAGGGGTATTATCTGAAGCGATTGAGGCCTGGGAGACTGTACATTATCCCATGCCATCAAAGCCCGATTTCCCGGCAATTATTACCTACCTACTTGAAAGCAACAAATTAACTCAAGCTGCACTAGCAGAAGAATTAAATATTTCAAAAGGTTTTTTAAGCCAATTACGACATGGCTACAAGGCACCTAATACTGAAGTACTGACTGCCATTCACTATAAATTCCATATAGATGGAAATCTACTTCTTGAAAGCCTACCATATAGTAACCGTTAA
- a CDS encoding type II toxin-antitoxin system HigB family toxin, translating to MRIISMPPILAYANKHPTSAQALGDWCQKIRNVTCRNLNELKKVVSGSVDYVGGDALFIFNIGGNKCRLLAAIHFNTQLVYIRAVLTHKEYDEYNKNGTLLNL from the coding sequence ATGAGAATTATTTCAATGCCTCCAATTTTGGCTTATGCAAATAAACATCCAACATCAGCCCAGGCGCTAGGTGATTGGTGCCAAAAAATCAGAAATGTAACTTGCCGAAATTTGAATGAACTAAAAAAAGTTGTATCAGGCTCTGTCGACTATGTAGGTGGAGATGCACTATTTATTTTCAATATTGGAGGAAACAAGTGCCGATTATTGGCTGCAATTCATTTTAACACCCAACTGGTTTATATTCGGGCTGTTTTAACACATAAAGAATATGATGAATATAATAAAAATGGAACCTTGCTAAACCTTTAA
- a CDS encoding DUF6377 domain-containing protein — translation MRYITLLTVLTLCWFPSFSQQSVDAALKQLNQTIADAPHYDSLKESNIRRIKAGLLASPSVAERFGIYLQLYEEFKAFRYDSAHTYALKLQEVAMQLNNKTLIQQAKLKLCFSLISAGFFKDAADSLNNIRMDFLPDSLRSEFYLLKGRFHYDMADFGSDNNLKTANVDEGNRAMDSALALMQPGSFDYEYYNGLKNIRLRNNEAALAIYNKLLARKGLSYHEIALAASTVSDIYIQRQQYEAAILQLIAATDADIKSSTRETSAAFNLATLLYQQGNVKDASTCIQLATSDAAAYGARQRKVKITDILPLIESEKLSMVKKQERTWITYATVVTFLLIGVILLILTVQRQVKKLKLAQLTITRAHAKEQEINQRLKEANSIKEEYIGYFFNANSEFFDKIEIFKRNLEQKIRDRKFEDIKALSNNINLRAEKNYLLQDFDRIFLKLYPNFIAEFNQLFLREHQIELKEGELMNTDLRIFALIRLGIHDPEKIAHILQYSVNTINTYKTKIKNKSVVPNEEFERKIMSIQAV, via the coding sequence ATGCGCTATATAACATTGCTGACTGTGCTGACTTTATGTTGGTTCCCCTCGTTTTCGCAGCAGTCCGTTGATGCTGCACTGAAACAACTCAACCAAACAATTGCAGATGCACCACATTATGATTCGCTGAAAGAATCCAATATCAGAAGAATAAAAGCCGGATTGCTGGCATCACCCAGTGTAGCTGAGCGGTTTGGTATTTATTTACAGTTGTACGAAGAGTTTAAGGCTTTTCGTTATGACTCTGCACATACCTATGCGCTAAAATTGCAGGAGGTAGCCATGCAGCTGAATAACAAAACGCTGATACAGCAGGCTAAGCTGAAGCTATGTTTCTCCCTGATTTCAGCGGGCTTCTTCAAGGATGCGGCAGATTCGCTGAATAATATCCGGATGGATTTTCTGCCTGATAGCCTGCGCTCAGAGTTCTACCTGCTGAAAGGGCGCTTTCATTATGATATGGCGGATTTTGGCAGCGATAACAACCTGAAGACAGCCAACGTAGATGAAGGCAACCGTGCCATGGATAGCGCCCTGGCACTGATGCAGCCGGGCTCCTTTGACTACGAATATTACAACGGGCTGAAAAATATCCGGTTGCGAAACAACGAAGCGGCATTAGCTATATATAATAAACTGCTGGCCCGGAAAGGGTTAAGTTATCATGAGATTGCCCTGGCTGCATCTACGGTGAGTGATATCTATATACAGCGGCAGCAGTATGAAGCAGCTATATTACAACTCATTGCGGCAACAGATGCCGATATTAAATCAAGCACCAGGGAAACTTCAGCCGCTTTTAACCTGGCGACCTTGCTATACCAGCAGGGAAATGTAAAGGATGCTTCTACCTGTATCCAGCTTGCCACCTCCGATGCAGCCGCCTATGGCGCCCGGCAACGGAAAGTAAAAATCACGGATATCCTGCCGTTGATTGAAAGTGAGAAACTGAGTATGGTTAAAAAGCAGGAACGTACCTGGATTACCTACGCGACTGTTGTCACGTTTTTGTTAATAGGCGTGATTTTGCTGATCCTCACGGTGCAGCGGCAGGTGAAGAAACTGAAACTCGCCCAGCTGACCATCACCCGGGCCCATGCTAAAGAACAGGAAATCAACCAGCGTCTGAAAGAAGCCAATAGCATTAAAGAAGAATATATCGGTTACTTCTTTAATGCCAACAGCGAATTCTTTGATAAGATTGAGATCTTCAAACGTAACCTGGAACAGAAAATCCGTGACCGAAAATTTGAGGATATCAAAGCCCTCTCCAATAATATAAACCTCCGGGCAGAAAAGAATTACCTGCTGCAGGATTTCGACCGCATCTTCCTGAAACTCTATCCGAATTTTATCGCGGAATTTAATCAGTTGTTTTTAAGAGAGCACCAGATCGAATTAAAAGAAGGAGAGTTGATGAATACCGACTTACGCATATTCGCACTGATACGTTTAGGGATACACGACCCGGAAAAGATTGCGCATATCCTGCAATATTCTGTTAATACCATTAATACCTACAAGACAAAAATCAAGAATAAATCTGTGGTGCCTAACGAGGAATTTGAGCGAAAAATCATGTCTATACAGGCAGTATAA